The Salvia splendens isolate huo1 chromosome 21, SspV2, whole genome shotgun sequence genome includes a window with the following:
- the LOC121785111 gene encoding 8-hydroxygeraniol dehydrogenase-like, producing the protein MAKSHETEHPVKAFGLAATDSSGHLSPFKFSRRATGDDDVQFKVLYCGICHTDLHYLKNEWGVTQYPIVPGHEIVGVVTEVGKKVEKVRVGDKVGVGCMVGSCRSCESCKEDLENYCPKIIPTYAAPYHDGTITYGGYSDIMVADEHFIVRIPDNMPLDAAAPLLCAGITTYSPMRYFGLDKPGMHIGVVGLGGLGHVAVKFAKAFGCKVTVISTSLSKKDEALSHLGADSFLISKDADEMQGAVGTMDGIIDTVSAHHALMPLIGLLKAHGKLIMVGAPDKPLELPVFPLLAGRKMISGSGIGGMKETQEMIDYAAKHNIKADIELISADYVNTALERLTKADVKYRFVIDVANTLKQS; encoded by the exons atGGCAAAATCACACGAAACAGAGCACCCTGTCAAAGCCTTCGGATTGGCTGCCACCGACTCATCTGGCCATCTCTCCCCTTTCAAATTCTCTAGAAG GGCAACTGGGGATGATGATGTGCAGTTCAAAGTGTTGTATTGTGGGATCTGCCACACTGATCTTCATTACCTCAAAAACGAGTGGGGCGTCACTCAATATCCCATTGTTCCTGG GCATGAGATTGTTGGTGTAGTAACAGAGGTGGGAAAGAAGGTTGAGAAGGTCAGAGTCGGAGACAAGGTTGGCGTGGGATGCATGGTCGGATCGTGTCGATCGTGCGAGAGCTGCAAGGAAGATCTTGAGAATTACTGCCCCAAGATCATCCCCACTTATGCTGCTCCCTACCACGATGGCACCATCACGTACGGTGGTTACTCTGATATCATGGTTGCTGACGAGCATTTCATTGTTCGTATTCCCGACAACATGCCATTGGATGCAGCTGCTCCTCTTCTATGTGCAGGTATCACCACCTACAGCCCCATGAGATACTTTGGACTAGACAAGCCCGGGATGCACATTGGAGTTGTTGGTTTGGGTGGACTAGGCCATGTTGCTGTTAAATTTGCCAAGGCTTTCGGCTGCAAGGTCACAGTCATTAGTACTTCCCTCAGCAAAAAGGACGAAGCGCTTTCACATTTGGGCGCAGATTCATTCTTGATCAGTAAAGATGCTGATGAAATGCAG GGTGCTGTGGGAACAATGGATGGTATAATTGATACAGTATCAGCTCATCATGCCTTGATGCCACTCATTGGCCTCTTGAAGGCTCACGGAAAGCTCATCATGGTTGGCGCCCCAGATAAGCCTCTTGAGCTACCTGTGTTTCCTCTACTTGCAG GGAGAAAGATGATATCAGGGAGTGGGATTGGAGGAATGAAAGAGACCCAAGAAATGATTGATTATGCAGCCAAGCACAATATAAAGGCAGATATTGAACTAATTTCAGCAGACTACGTTAACACTGCATTAGAGCGGCTGACCAAGGCTGATGTGAAGTATCGCTTTGTGATAGATGTTGCCAACACCCTCAAACAATCTTGA
- the LOC121784595 gene encoding 8-hydroxygeraniol dehydrogenase-like produces the protein MAKSHETEHPVKAFGLAATDSSGHLSPFKFSRRATGDDDVQFKVLYCGICHTDLHYLKNEWGVTQYPIVPGHEIVGVVTEVGKKVEKVRVGDKVGVGCMVGSCRSCESCKEDLENYCPKIIPTYAAPYHDGTITYGGYSDIMVADEHFIVRIPENMPLDAAAPLLCAGITTYSPMRYFGLDKPGMHIGVVGLGGLGHVAVKFAKAFGCKVTVISTSLSKKDEALSHLGADSFLISKDADEMQGAVGTMDGIIDTVSAHHALMPLIGLLKAHGKLIMLGAPDKPLELPVFPLLAGRKMISGSGIGGMKETQEMIYFAAKHNIKADIELISADYVNTALERLTKADVKYRFVIDVANTLQQS, from the exons ATGGCGAAATCACATGAAACAGAGCACCCTGTGAAAGCCTTTGGATTGGCTGCTACAGACTCATCTGGCCATCTCTCTCCTTTCAAATTCTCCAGAAG GGCAACTGGTGATGACGATGTGCAGTTCAAAGTGTTGTATTGTGGGATCTGCCACACTGATCTTCATTACCTCAAGAACGAGTGGGGCGTCACTCAATACCCAATTGTTCCTGG GCATGAGATTGTTGGTGTAGTAACAGAGGTGGGAAAGAAGGTTGAGAAGGTCAGAGTCGGAGACAAGGTTGGAGTGGGATGCATGGTCGGATCGTGTCGATCGTGCGAGAGCTGCAAGGAAGATCTTGAGAATTACTGCCCCAAGATCATCCCCACTTACGCTGCTCCCTACCACGATGGCACCATCACCTATGGTGGTTACTCTGATATCATGGTTGCTGACGAGCATTTCATTGTTCGTATCCCTGAAAACATGCCATTGGATGCTGCTGCTCCTCTTCTATGTGCAGGCATCACCACCTACAGCCCCATGAGATACTTTGGACTAGACAAGCCCGGGATGCACATTGGAGTTGTTGGTTTGGGCGGACTAGGCCATGTTGCTGTTAAATTTGCCAAGGCTTTTGGTTGTAAGGTCACAGTCATTAGCACATCGCTCTCCAAAAAGGACGAAGCGCTTTCACATTTGGGCGCAGATTCGTTCTTGATCAGTAAAGATGCTGATGAAATGCAG GGTGCTGTGGGAACAATGGATGGTATAATTGATACAGTATCAGCTCATCATGCTTTGATGCCACTCATTGGCCTCTTGAAGGCTCATGGAAAGCTCATAATGCTTGGCGCCCCAGATAAGCCACTTGAGCTACCTGTTTTTCCTCTACTTGCAG GGAGAAAGATGATATCAGGGAGTGGGATTGGAGGAATGAAAGAGACCCAAGAAATGATTTATTTTGCAGCCAAGCACAATATAAAAGCAGATATTGAACTAATTTCAGCAGACTATGTTAACACTGCTTTAGAGAGGCTGACCAAGGCTGATGTCAAGTATCGCTTTGTGATAGATGTTGCCAACACTCTCCAACAATCTTGA